The proteins below come from a single Poecilia reticulata strain Guanapo linkage group LG5, Guppy_female_1.0+MT, whole genome shotgun sequence genomic window:
- the LOC103465047 gene encoding monocarboxylate transporter 2-like isoform X1 → MSSTLNRKMPPAPADVLGPKPVDGGWGWMVVLGAHISIGFAYSTPKALSIFFKPIKEDLGASYSEIAWISSIMLAVMYAGGPVSSVLVRRFGSRPVVMVGGLMCGVSMVTASFGSSIVYLYLCIGIIGGWGLCFNLNASLTIISKYFLAKRPLANGLAMAGSPVFLCFLAPVNQYLLGHFGWRGSLLILGGMMLNCCVAGAVMRPVTQHSAPPKEVDQSNNTKSKGSRLKKVKTFADLSSFKDPGFIIYLVGNVMFIFGAYAPIVFLSAYAVSRGVEEYSAAYLLSVMGFVDMFVRPLTGLVANSKWVRPRIQYLFSFAMVFNGTFHLLCPLMRTYPLLVAYAVFFGVGFGMVFALIFECLMDLMGNQRFPSAVGLVTIIECFPMLLGPPAAGLLVDIFDDYKYLFFMCGGVITTGGLFLFVMNVYNYNRLEKANRGKDTEQNQNTVENQEQASSSEAQMELMNTAQPEPEPEHTKETR, encoded by the exons ATGTCATCCACTCTGAACAGAAAGATGCCGCCTGCACCTGCAGATGTGTTGGGTCCCAAGCCCGTGGACGGGGGCTGGGGCTGGATGGTGGTGCTCGGCGCCCATATTTCCATTGGATTCGCATATTCCACTCCCAAAGCCCTGTCCATTTTCTTCAAGCCGATCAAAGAAGACTTGGGGGCCAGCTACAGTGAAATAGCATGGATTTCCTCCATCATGCTGGCTGTAATGTATGCAGGCG GTCCAGTGAGCAGCGTGTTGGTCCGTCGCTTTGGAAGTCGACCAGTGGTCATGGTGGGCGGACTGATGTGTGGGGTTTCTATGGTAACGGCCTCTTTTGGGAGCTCCATCGTTTACCTCTACCTTTGCATTGGCATTATTGGAG GTTGGGGACTCTGCTTTAACCTGAACGCGTCTCTCACCATCATCAGTAAATATTTCCTCGCCAAGCGACCATTGGCCAACGGCCTCGCCATGGCCGGCAGTCCGGTGTTCCTCTGCTTCCTGGCCCCGGTCAACCAGTATCTCTTAGGACACTTTGGCTGGAGAGGAAGCCTACTCATCCTCGGGGGTATGATGTTAAACTGCTGCGTTGCGGGGGCCGTAATGAGACCCGTCACTCAGCACTCTGCGCCACCAAAGGAAGTGGATCAGTCAAACAACACAAAGTCGAAAGGGAGCCGTCTGAAAAAAGTTAAGACCTTTGCGGATCTGTCGTCCTTCAAGGATCCGGGCTTTATCATTTACCTCGTTGGAAACGTGATGTTCATCTTTGGCGCCTACGCGCCCATCGTGTTTTTGTCGGCGTACGCAGTCAGCCGAGGCGTAGAGGAGTACTCTGCCGCCTATCTGCTCTCCGTCATGGGCTTCGTCGACATGTTTGTTCGGCCTCTCACGGGGCTGGTAGCCAACAGCAAGTGGGTCAGGCCGAGGATCCAGTACCTCTTCAGCTTCGCCATGGTCTTCAATGGCACGTTCCACCTCCTCTGCCCCCTGATGAGGACCTACCCGCTGCTGGTGGCCTACGCTGTGTTCTTCGGAGTGGGCTTTGGGATGGTTTTTGCACTGATATTTGAATGCCTCATGGACCTGATGGGAAACCAGCGCTTCCCCAGTGCTGTTGGACTGGTGACCATCATAGAGTGCTTCCCCATGCTCTTGGGACCGCCGGCTGCAG GGCTCCTGGTGGACATCTTTGATGACTACAAGTACCTTTTCTTCATGTGTGGAGGAGTGATCACGACCGGTGGGCTCTTCCTCTTCGTCATGAACGTCTACAACTACAACAGGTTAGAGAAGGCAAATAGAGGAAAAGACacggagcagaaccagaacaccgTAGAGAACCAGGAGCAGGCGAGCAGCTCAGAGGCTCAGATGGAACTGATGAACACGGcccaaccagagccagaaccagagcaCACAAAAGAAACTCGTTAA
- the LOC103465047 gene encoding monocarboxylate transporter 2-like isoform X2 produces MPPAPADVLGPKPVDGGWGWMVVLGAHISIGFAYSTPKALSIFFKPIKEDLGASYSEIAWISSIMLAVMYAGGPVSSVLVRRFGSRPVVMVGGLMCGVSMVTASFGSSIVYLYLCIGIIGGWGLCFNLNASLTIISKYFLAKRPLANGLAMAGSPVFLCFLAPVNQYLLGHFGWRGSLLILGGMMLNCCVAGAVMRPVTQHSAPPKEVDQSNNTKSKGSRLKKVKTFADLSSFKDPGFIIYLVGNVMFIFGAYAPIVFLSAYAVSRGVEEYSAAYLLSVMGFVDMFVRPLTGLVANSKWVRPRIQYLFSFAMVFNGTFHLLCPLMRTYPLLVAYAVFFGVGFGMVFALIFECLMDLMGNQRFPSAVGLVTIIECFPMLLGPPAAGLLVDIFDDYKYLFFMCGGVITTGGLFLFVMNVYNYNRLEKANRGKDTEQNQNTVENQEQASSSEAQMELMNTAQPEPEPEHTKETR; encoded by the exons ATGCCGCCTGCACCTGCAGATGTGTTGGGTCCCAAGCCCGTGGACGGGGGCTGGGGCTGGATGGTGGTGCTCGGCGCCCATATTTCCATTGGATTCGCATATTCCACTCCCAAAGCCCTGTCCATTTTCTTCAAGCCGATCAAAGAAGACTTGGGGGCCAGCTACAGTGAAATAGCATGGATTTCCTCCATCATGCTGGCTGTAATGTATGCAGGCG GTCCAGTGAGCAGCGTGTTGGTCCGTCGCTTTGGAAGTCGACCAGTGGTCATGGTGGGCGGACTGATGTGTGGGGTTTCTATGGTAACGGCCTCTTTTGGGAGCTCCATCGTTTACCTCTACCTTTGCATTGGCATTATTGGAG GTTGGGGACTCTGCTTTAACCTGAACGCGTCTCTCACCATCATCAGTAAATATTTCCTCGCCAAGCGACCATTGGCCAACGGCCTCGCCATGGCCGGCAGTCCGGTGTTCCTCTGCTTCCTGGCCCCGGTCAACCAGTATCTCTTAGGACACTTTGGCTGGAGAGGAAGCCTACTCATCCTCGGGGGTATGATGTTAAACTGCTGCGTTGCGGGGGCCGTAATGAGACCCGTCACTCAGCACTCTGCGCCACCAAAGGAAGTGGATCAGTCAAACAACACAAAGTCGAAAGGGAGCCGTCTGAAAAAAGTTAAGACCTTTGCGGATCTGTCGTCCTTCAAGGATCCGGGCTTTATCATTTACCTCGTTGGAAACGTGATGTTCATCTTTGGCGCCTACGCGCCCATCGTGTTTTTGTCGGCGTACGCAGTCAGCCGAGGCGTAGAGGAGTACTCTGCCGCCTATCTGCTCTCCGTCATGGGCTTCGTCGACATGTTTGTTCGGCCTCTCACGGGGCTGGTAGCCAACAGCAAGTGGGTCAGGCCGAGGATCCAGTACCTCTTCAGCTTCGCCATGGTCTTCAATGGCACGTTCCACCTCCTCTGCCCCCTGATGAGGACCTACCCGCTGCTGGTGGCCTACGCTGTGTTCTTCGGAGTGGGCTTTGGGATGGTTTTTGCACTGATATTTGAATGCCTCATGGACCTGATGGGAAACCAGCGCTTCCCCAGTGCTGTTGGACTGGTGACCATCATAGAGTGCTTCCCCATGCTCTTGGGACCGCCGGCTGCAG GGCTCCTGGTGGACATCTTTGATGACTACAAGTACCTTTTCTTCATGTGTGGAGGAGTGATCACGACCGGTGGGCTCTTCCTCTTCGTCATGAACGTCTACAACTACAACAGGTTAGAGAAGGCAAATAGAGGAAAAGACacggagcagaaccagaacaccgTAGAGAACCAGGAGCAGGCGAGCAGCTCAGAGGCTCAGATGGAACTGATGAACACGGcccaaccagagccagaaccagagcaCACAAAAGAAACTCGTTAA